CCCTGACCTCACCCTTCAACATCGCGCAACGCATCATTCCGGACGGCTTTGAATCCGTGCGCGATGCGCTGATCAATCTCGCCGACGACGAAGGTTGCGATCTGATCCTGACTACCGGCGGCACGGGCCCTGCCCCGCGCGATCTGACGCCGGAAGCGACGCTCGCCGTCGCACCGCGCGAATTGCCTGGCTTCGGCGAATTGATGCGCGCAGAAAGTCTGAAACAGGTGCCGACCGCGATCCTGTCGCGCCAACTTGCCGCGCACCGTGGCGCCTGTCTCATCATCAATCTGCCGGGTAAACCGGCGG
This Methylovirgula sp. DNA region includes the following protein-coding sequences:
- the mog gene encoding molybdopterin adenylyltransferase, with the protein product MPDKHKDTALIGIVTASDRASQGIYRDESGPAIVAYLNRTLTSPFNIAQRIIPDGFESVRDALINLADDEGCDLILTTGGTGPAPRDLTPEATLAVAPRELPGFGELMRAESLKQVPTAILSRQLAAHRGACLIINLPGKPAAIETCLNAVFPAVPYCLDLIGAARLETDPAVVKSFRPKS